Proteins encoded by one window of Bubalus bubalis isolate 160015118507 breed Murrah chromosome 4, NDDB_SH_1, whole genome shotgun sequence:
- the CNOT2 gene encoding CCR4-NOT transcription complex subunit 2 isoform X7, with product MVRTDGHTLSEKRNYQMLASPSTSGQLSQFGASLYGQQSALGLPMRGMSNNTPQLNRSLSQGTQLPSHVTPTTGVPTMSLHTPPSPSRGILPMNPRNMMNHSQVGQGIGIPSRTNSMSSSGLGSPNRSSPSIICMPKQQPSRQPFTVNSMSGFGMNRNQAFGMNNSLSSNIFNGTDGSENVTGLDLSDFPALADRNRREGSGNPTPLINPLAGRAPYVGMVTKPANEQSQDFSIHNEDFPALPGSSYKDPTSSNDDSKSNLNTSGKTTSSTDGPKFPGDKSSTTQNNNQQKKGIQVLPDGRVTNIPQGMVTDQFGMIGLLTFIRAAETDPGMVHLALGSDLTTLGLNLNSPENLYPKFASPWASSPCRPQDIDFHVPSEYLTNIHIRDKLAAIKLGRYGEDLLFYLYYMNGGDVLQLLAAVELFNRDWRYHKEERVWITRAPGMEPTMKTNTYERGTYYFFDCLNWRKVAKEFHLEYDKLEERPHLPSTFNYNPAQQAF from the exons gTGCACTAGGCCTTCCAATGAGGGGGATGAGCAACAATACCCCTCAGTTAAATCGCAGCTTATCACAAGGCACTCAGTTACCGAGCCACGTCACGCCAACAACAGGGGTACCAACAATGTCACTTCACACGCCTCCATCTCCAAGCAG GGGTATTTTGCCTATGAATCCTAGGAATATGATGAACCACTCCCAGGTTGGTCAGGGCATTGGAATTCCTAGCAGGACAAATAGCATGAGCAGTTCAGGGTTAGGTAGCCCCAACAGAAGCTCGCCGAGCATAATATGTATGCCAAAGCAGCAGCCTTCTCGACAACCTTTTACTGTGAACAG TATGTCTGGATTTGGAATGAACAGGAATCAGGCATTTGGAATGAATAACTCCTTATCAAGTAACATTTTTAATGGAACAG ATGGAAGTGAAAATGTGACAGGATTGGACCTTTCAGATTTTCCAGCATTAGCAGACCGAAACAGAAgggaaggaagtggtaacccaacTCCATTAATAAACCCCTTGGCTGGAAGAGCTCCTTATG ttGGAATGGTAACAAAACCAGCAAATGAGCAATCCCAGGACTTCTCAATACACAATGAAGATTTTCCAGCATTACCTGGTTCCAGTTATAAAGATCCAACATCAAGTAATGATGACAGTAAATCT AATTTGAATACATCTGGCAAGACAACTTCAAGTACAGATGGACCCAAATTCCCTGGAGATAAAAGTTCAACAACACAAAATAATAACCAGCAGAAAAAAGGGATCCAGGTGTTACCTGATG GTCGGGTTACTAACATTCCCCAAGGGATGGTGACGGACCAATTTGGAATGATTGGCCTGTTAACATTTATCAGGGCAGCAGAGACAGACCCAGGAATGGTACATCTTGCATTAGGAAGTGACTTAACAACATTAGGCCTCAATCTGAACTCTCCCga AAATCTCTACCCCAAATTTGCATCACCCTGGGCATCTTCACCTTGTCGACCTCAAGACATAG ACTTCCATGTTCCATCTGAGTACTTAACGAACATTCACATTAGGGATAAG CTGGCTGCAATAAAACTTGGCCGATACGGAGAAGACCTTCTTTTCTATCTCTATTACATGAACGGAGGAGACGTATTACAACTTTTAGCTGCAGTAGAGCT ttttaaCCGTGATTGGAGATACCACAAAGAAGAACGAGTATGGATTACCAGGGCACCAGGCATGGAGCCAACAATGAAAACCAATACATATGAGAGGGGAACATATTACTTCTTTGACTGTCTTAACTGGAGGAAAGTAGCTAAG GAGTTCCATCTGGAATATGACAAATTAGAAGAACGGCCTCACCTGCCATCCACCTTCAACTACAACCCTGCTCAGCAAGCCTTCTAA
- the CNOT2 gene encoding CCR4-NOT transcription complex subunit 2 isoform X6, with translation MRTVRKGHDSMVRTDGHTLSEKRNYQMLASPSTSGQLSQFGASLYGQQSALGLPMRGMSNNTPQLNRSLSQGTQLPSHVTPTTGVPTMSLHTPPSPSRGILPMNPRNMMNHSQVGQGIGIPSRTNSMSSSGLGSPNRSSPSIICMPKQQPSRQPFTVNSMSGFGMNRNQAFGMNNSLSSNIFNGTDGSENVTGLDLSDFPALADRNRREGSGNPTPLINPLAGRAPYVGMVTKPANEQSQDFSIHNEDFPALPGSSYKDPTSSNDDSKSNLNTSGKTTSSTDGPKFPGDKSSTTQNNNQQKKGIQVLPDGRVTNIPQGMVTDQFGMIGLLTFIRAAETDPGMVHLALGSDLTTLGLNLNSPENLYPKFASPWASSPCRPQDIDFHVPSEYLTNIHIRDKLAAIKLGRYGEDLLFYLYYMNGGDVLQLLAAVELFNRDWRYHKEERVWITRAPGMEPTMKTNTYERGTYYFFDCLNWRKVAKEFHLEYDKLEERPHLPSTFNYNPAQQAF, from the exons gTGCACTAGGCCTTCCAATGAGGGGGATGAGCAACAATACCCCTCAGTTAAATCGCAGCTTATCACAAGGCACTCAGTTACCGAGCCACGTCACGCCAACAACAGGGGTACCAACAATGTCACTTCACACGCCTCCATCTCCAAGCAG GGGTATTTTGCCTATGAATCCTAGGAATATGATGAACCACTCCCAGGTTGGTCAGGGCATTGGAATTCCTAGCAGGACAAATAGCATGAGCAGTTCAGGGTTAGGTAGCCCCAACAGAAGCTCGCCGAGCATAATATGTATGCCAAAGCAGCAGCCTTCTCGACAACCTTTTACTGTGAACAG TATGTCTGGATTTGGAATGAACAGGAATCAGGCATTTGGAATGAATAACTCCTTATCAAGTAACATTTTTAATGGAACAG ATGGAAGTGAAAATGTGACAGGATTGGACCTTTCAGATTTTCCAGCATTAGCAGACCGAAACAGAAgggaaggaagtggtaacccaacTCCATTAATAAACCCCTTGGCTGGAAGAGCTCCTTATG ttGGAATGGTAACAAAACCAGCAAATGAGCAATCCCAGGACTTCTCAATACACAATGAAGATTTTCCAGCATTACCTGGTTCCAGTTATAAAGATCCAACATCAAGTAATGATGACAGTAAATCT AATTTGAATACATCTGGCAAGACAACTTCAAGTACAGATGGACCCAAATTCCCTGGAGATAAAAGTTCAACAACACAAAATAATAACCAGCAGAAAAAAGGGATCCAGGTGTTACCTGATG GTCGGGTTACTAACATTCCCCAAGGGATGGTGACGGACCAATTTGGAATGATTGGCCTGTTAACATTTATCAGGGCAGCAGAGACAGACCCAGGAATGGTACATCTTGCATTAGGAAGTGACTTAACAACATTAGGCCTCAATCTGAACTCTCCCga AAATCTCTACCCCAAATTTGCATCACCCTGGGCATCTTCACCTTGTCGACCTCAAGACATAG ACTTCCATGTTCCATCTGAGTACTTAACGAACATTCACATTAGGGATAAG CTGGCTGCAATAAAACTTGGCCGATACGGAGAAGACCTTCTTTTCTATCTCTATTACATGAACGGAGGAGACGTATTACAACTTTTAGCTGCAGTAGAGCT ttttaaCCGTGATTGGAGATACCACAAAGAAGAACGAGTATGGATTACCAGGGCACCAGGCATGGAGCCAACAATGAAAACCAATACATATGAGAGGGGAACATATTACTTCTTTGACTGTCTTAACTGGAGGAAAGTAGCTAAG GAGTTCCATCTGGAATATGACAAATTAGAAGAACGGCCTCACCTGCCATCCACCTTCAACTACAACCCTGCTCAGCAAGCCTTCTAA
- the CNOT2 gene encoding CCR4-NOT transcription complex subunit 2 isoform X9 produces the protein MRGMSNNTPQLNRSLSQGTQLPSHVTPTTGVPTMSLHTPPSPSRGILPMNPRNMMNHSQVGQGIGIPSRTNSMSSSGLGSPNRSSPSIICMPKQQPSRQPFTVNSMSGFGMNRNQAFGMNNSLSSNIFNGTDGSENVTGLDLSDFPALADRNRREGSGNPTPLINPLAGRAPYVGMVTKPANEQSQDFSIHNEDFPALPGSSYKDPTSSNDDSKSNLNTSGKTTSSTDGPKFPGDKSSTTQNNNQQKKGIQVLPDGRVTNIPQGMVTDQFGMIGLLTFIRAAETDPGMVHLALGSDLTTLGLNLNSPENLYPKFASPWASSPCRPQDIDFHVPSEYLTNIHIRDKLAAIKLGRYGEDLLFYLYYMNGGDVLQLLAAVELFNRDWRYHKEERVWITRAPGMEPTMKTNTYERGTYYFFDCLNWRKVAKEFHLEYDKLEERPHLPSTFNYNPAQQAF, from the exons ATGAGGGGGATGAGCAACAATACCCCTCAGTTAAATCGCAGCTTATCACAAGGCACTCAGTTACCGAGCCACGTCACGCCAACAACAGGGGTACCAACAATGTCACTTCACACGCCTCCATCTCCAAGCAG GGGTATTTTGCCTATGAATCCTAGGAATATGATGAACCACTCCCAGGTTGGTCAGGGCATTGGAATTCCTAGCAGGACAAATAGCATGAGCAGTTCAGGGTTAGGTAGCCCCAACAGAAGCTCGCCGAGCATAATATGTATGCCAAAGCAGCAGCCTTCTCGACAACCTTTTACTGTGAACAG TATGTCTGGATTTGGAATGAACAGGAATCAGGCATTTGGAATGAATAACTCCTTATCAAGTAACATTTTTAATGGAACAG ATGGAAGTGAAAATGTGACAGGATTGGACCTTTCAGATTTTCCAGCATTAGCAGACCGAAACAGAAgggaaggaagtggtaacccaacTCCATTAATAAACCCCTTGGCTGGAAGAGCTCCTTATG ttGGAATGGTAACAAAACCAGCAAATGAGCAATCCCAGGACTTCTCAATACACAATGAAGATTTTCCAGCATTACCTGGTTCCAGTTATAAAGATCCAACATCAAGTAATGATGACAGTAAATCT AATTTGAATACATCTGGCAAGACAACTTCAAGTACAGATGGACCCAAATTCCCTGGAGATAAAAGTTCAACAACACAAAATAATAACCAGCAGAAAAAAGGGATCCAGGTGTTACCTGATG GTCGGGTTACTAACATTCCCCAAGGGATGGTGACGGACCAATTTGGAATGATTGGCCTGTTAACATTTATCAGGGCAGCAGAGACAGACCCAGGAATGGTACATCTTGCATTAGGAAGTGACTTAACAACATTAGGCCTCAATCTGAACTCTCCCga AAATCTCTACCCCAAATTTGCATCACCCTGGGCATCTTCACCTTGTCGACCTCAAGACATAG ACTTCCATGTTCCATCTGAGTACTTAACGAACATTCACATTAGGGATAAG CTGGCTGCAATAAAACTTGGCCGATACGGAGAAGACCTTCTTTTCTATCTCTATTACATGAACGGAGGAGACGTATTACAACTTTTAGCTGCAGTAGAGCT ttttaaCCGTGATTGGAGATACCACAAAGAAGAACGAGTATGGATTACCAGGGCACCAGGCATGGAGCCAACAATGAAAACCAATACATATGAGAGGGGAACATATTACTTCTTTGACTGTCTTAACTGGAGGAAAGTAGCTAAG GAGTTCCATCTGGAATATGACAAATTAGAAGAACGGCCTCACCTGCCATCCACCTTCAACTACAACCCTGCTCAGCAAGCCTTCTAA